From the genome of Hydrogenovibrio kuenenii DSM 12350:
AAATCTCCTACACAGATTTCCTCATCAACTTCTGCATGAATAAAACGCTCATCAACCCCTTCATAACGACCACAAACTAAGGTTAAATTTGGTTTTTCAACCAAAGCTTCAAGCTTAGCTTGTGTCAAAGGCGTTCCCTGAGGTGAGAGATAAACCACATAAGGCTTTACACCAATTGATGCTTTAATCGCATCAACCGAGTCCTTCAGAGGTTGATATTTCATCAACATCCCCGGACCGCCACCATAAGGTCTATCATCAACAGTTTGATGAACATCCGTCGTAAACTGACGGGGGTTCCAACCATTAAAGCTATAAAGGCCTTGTTGCAACGCTCTACTAGAAACACCAGAAGCATTGATTGCTTCAAACATTTCTGGAAAAAGCGTAATGACATCAAAGCGCATAGCTCACTCCATACAAGGGATTAGGCTTCGCTATCATCCCAGTCAACTTGGATATGTTTGCTTTCAACATCCACATCCAAAATAAAAGTTCCTTCGACAAACGGAATCAAGGTTGAATGGTCATCTTGTTCAATACGCAGAACATCATGTGCACCAGTCTCAACCAAGGAAGTCACAACACCAAGTGTTTTGCCTTCTTGATTCGTAACCGTACAGCCAATCAACTCGCGCCAATAATAACCATCATCCGCATCAGGAAGCTGCTCAGGCTCAATCGCGATTTCACACCCCATATAGAGGCGAGCTTCATCACGATCATCAACGCCATTTAGCTTAGCCGCTAAGGCTTTCCCCCCCTGAAGGAGTTGCCCATCTTCTACGTCGAAAGTTCGCCACACACCTTGATACTTTATTAGCCAAGGTGAATAGCTAAAAATATTTTCGCGCGGTTCAGTATCGGAAAAAATCTTAACCCAACCTTTTACGCCAAAAATCCCACTGATTTTTCCTACAATGAGTTTTTCGCCTGACACCGCGCTCATTAACGTCAAAGTTTTCTAATTACTTAGCGTCTTTTACTAGTTTTTGAACTCTAGGGCTCATTTGAGCGCCTTGAGCAACCCAGTGATCAATTCTCGCAGTATCAAGACGAAGAACTTCTTCTGATCCTTTAGCAGTAGGGTTATAAAAACCTACTTGCTCAATGAAACGACCTGTTGCTTTGTGACGTTGGTCAGCAACCATAAGACGGTAATAAGGGTTCTTTTTTGCTCCACCACGTGCTAAACGAATAACGACCATGAATTTTCTCCTAATATCTTGATCTGCGAAGGCAGGAAATCCTACCCACAATTTCTTCTATATTTATGCACCTAAGTTATTGATACATAAAATCTTGTTTAATTCCATTTCGGAAATCGGGGATTATAAGTATTTTCTCAATCAAAATCAAACACTTTACTCACCAAAAACCTTTTAACTGCAACATAAATTCATTTGTTTCTATGGAAACTCTGTTTGCTACAGATTATTACTAGCAAAATACCCTATACAATAAATGAGGTTTGTTAGAATGAATTATGCATATCGAAAGGAAATACGATGGCGCTTATCCTGATGGTTGATGATTCTAATGTCACGCGTTCTCTTGTCAAGTTGACACTGGAAACATTACACAACGTACAAGTAGATACTGCAGAAAATGCTGAACAGGCTCTATCTCTCTGTAAAAAGACAGACTATGACATTCTGATTTTGGATTACGTAATGCCAAACCAAACAGGCCTTGACTTAATCACATCACTAAACCAGTTAAACCTACAAAAACAAACGCCTATTTTTATCCTATCGTCAGAAACGGATAGTGTTCTCAGAAAACGTGCTCAGAGCCAACAGGTAATAGCTTGGCTGAAAAAACCTTTTCGCCCTCAAACATTATTGGAATTGATTAGCAAAACCTTACCAAAACAATCAAAGTAACGATAATACCTTACTCTTGCGTAGAGCCCAATAACGGATCACCTTCTGCTTCATCCAATAAATGATTAGGCAGTTCTTTCTTGGTTTTACCCGCCAACTCTTTTAGCATTTGCGCTTGTCTAATCAAATTACCATTACCCTCAACCATTTGGTTACGTGCTTTATCGTAACTTGCCATAGCCAAACCTAACTGCTTTCCAACTTTTTCGAAAGTATCAATAAAGCCTACAAATTTGTCATGCACATCTGCTGCTTTTTTTATCAAGCTGGACGTGTGCTCTGAATGCCGTTCGTAACGCCATAACTGCTCAATGGTTTTTAATGTGGTAAATAAAGTTGTTGGCGTAACGACAGCAATGTTTTTCTCAAATGCGGATTCAAACAGAGCTGGATTTTGCTCAATCGCCATCAAATAGGCTCCCTCAATTGGAATGAACATCAGTACGAAGTCAGGAGCATTAAGAGTTTCAATATGGTCGTATCTTTTAGTACTTAGAGCCTCAACATGCTTCTGTAAGCTAACTAGATGAGACTTTATATGTTCTTGACGCAACTTCTCATCTTCAGAGTTTAAAGCTGCTTCATAGGCATTTAACGAAACCTTAGAGTCGATAATAATGTGTTTGTTATCCGGCAAATTAATAATAACATCAGGTCGTAATCTTTTATTTGTATCAGAGTGAAGTGATTTTTCCCTTTCATACTCTATTCCCAACCTCAAACCGGAACTTTCGAGCATTTTCTCCAGTATCATCTCACCCCAATTACCTTGAAGTTTTTTGTCGCCTTTCAGAGCCTGAGTTAAACTTTTAGCCTCATGTGACATTGTTTGATTGAGTTCTTTAAGCTGCTTCAACTGCTCAACCAAAGTTGCGCGCCCTTCTATATCTGCTTTATGAGTTTGATCCATTTTGGATTTAAACTCCGCCAAGCTTTGTTGCAGCGGGCTCAACATTGCACCCAATGCTTCTTTATTTTGATGGTTAATTTGAGCTTGCTTCTCTTCTAAAATCTGGCTGGATAAACTTTTAAATTCTTGCGATAACGATTGCTTAGCGTTTTCCAACAAACTGAGCTTTTCTTCAAACACAGTCTTATCTGCTGTTTGCTGCGTTTCAAGCCTTGTAATTTGTGCAACATAATCCTTTTCGTTTTCAAGCAACTTATCAAGTTTTCCTTGCAAAGTATTTAAGCTGCTTTCTGTAGAGGATAATAGCTGCTCAGCTTGAGCATGGCGTGTATTGAGAACTTGATAGTCTTGCTGTAACTGTCGATAATTTGTTTCAATCTCAGCCTTTTCCTGTATGGCAGCTTCAAAACTTTGTACCTGCTGCTCTAACTGCCGAGACTTTTCACGTGTTTTAGAGAGTGCTTGAAAAGCTACAAACCACGAAATAAAACTCCCCAGTGCTACCGCAACTAATAACCAAACCATATAGTTTGTTTCCACAGCTAACATATTTATTTCGCCGCCTGAGTTAAACGCTGTAGCGTTTTAAGTTCAGCACTGAGATCAAGTCGTTTTTCATCTTCCGTTAAAGCGGAAACTGCGGAAGGAGTATTCAATTTGAGCTTTTCCTTTTGTTTTATGGGGGTAACAACATAGGTTTTTTCCACTTTGCCTTTTACAGGTACATAAGTCTCCCCAACTTTTAGCCGGATAACTTTACCGTGTAATGAGACCTTCGTAGAACTTGTATTTGTTTGCCCTTGATGCACTTTATAACCCGCTTTCGAGCTTTTGACATATTGTCCATTTAAACGAAAACTTTGGCCTTCCGGTGTCGTAATAATAGATGACAAAGAAAGGTCAGGGGCCAGCCTGGCAGATTTTGTTTTTTTTGCAATCGGCTTTTTATCCGTTTCTGTCTGCGTTTTCACCTGCTGCTTTTGTAAATAAGCTTTTCGCTGCTGCTCTATTAATGCTCGTTGCTGAGGAGATAGAAAAATCTTACCCAAACTTTCTGCGGCATAAACAGGCGGCCTCACAAGAAAAAGTGCTACAAAAAAAATTGTCTTATATAAGCCTAGTTTCAAAAATGTTTCCCGCATAAATTAATTTTCTTCCAAACGAAATGGTTTTGGTTTAGCTTGAAACAATATCAAAGTACATTTTGCATCAAATAAAGAAGTATTTGGAGTGAATTTTGGCTTTTGCAACACTTCATTATGTGCAATTATTTCACATCCTTTAACCAAGAATAACGGTGTAATATGCTTATGAATCCGCTCCAGAACCCTTAGCAGATCTAGATCCGACACCAACCCCATCGTTAAATGCAATTGCGTATAATAAAAAATATTTTTATTCAATTTAAGATGAGCAACATCGCTCTTTACCAACTGCCTTTCAGCATCAAACTGAAAGTTGAACGGCACTAGATTTAATTGCGTTTTAATTTTCAATAACTCATCTGTCCATTTAACTCTATCTTGCTGATAAACCAATCCTTCATTTAAGAATGTCTGATATTTCTCACCATAGCTATGGAACAATTGCGCCTGAGATCTTAAAAACTTAATTTGTTTAAGCAAGTTTTTAAGATGCCGTTCACTCAAATTATTATCATGCTGCAACCCCTTCTGATATTGGAATAGGCCATAATTTAACCCACCAAATCCTAACAATAAAATAAGCAAAATAAATGCTGGCTTTTGCACATATTGTCGAAATAAGTTATCAGCAAGGTTTAACTTCATTACCTTCTCCCAATCACTAGAGTCATTTGAAAGGGTAACGCATTCATAGCTTTATCTGCAGCACCTGAAATTAATAATGTCTTCTTCAAACTACGATCTAAAGGTTCTTTCGTTAAAGTGACGCTTTTAACTTCTGGTTGAGAATTAAAGTCTTTCACCAATTCATCAACCCACTTAACGGGCATCTCATAAGCATCATGAAAAGGAAATACCCAGCCTTTAAGAGTGATGGAAATCAATGGCGAGTCAAAAGTATTGACTTTTTTCCATCTCAATACAGAAAGCGCGATATGGCTGTGACGGCTTAACACATTACTAAGCAATGACATATCAAAGCCAGCTATATTGTGGAGTTTAAGCTTTAAAAGTGATTCTGAAAATTCTACCGATGCTTTAATATCTTCCGCATCATATTGCAGATCAACAGAGTTTTGTAACCGGTTTCTTTCTTGATGATTCTGTTCAATTTGAGCATCCATTTGCTGACGCTTATGATTTAATAAATAGCCATTAATACCCAAGGTCACGGCATAGTAACTGGATAATAAAAACACCAAAACAGATAGTCCTAACAACCAGTTTTTAAGTTTGCACAAGAATAAAATTTTATCGACTAACCGGTTTCTATAAAATGATTTTGGTCGTGATTTTTGTAAATAAATCGCCAAAAAATCCAACGTGCTATATAAAGAGTCGTCCCAACGACGTGTGTTAGTAATAGCGTAAATATCTGAAGCGACAATAAAGAAATTACTTGGCTCCCACTTAGTTAAAGCGACCTTTTCCAAATACTCATTCGTCACATCTTCTTCATCATGACCATGTGAATTGATATAAACAAAGCTAACTTCAGAATTAAGAGGAATAATTTTCTGGTTATATAAATATTTAACAGCAATTTGCGCCTCATGAATCAAGGCTGTATTAATAGCCTGGTCACCTTCCAACTCTTCATCTAGTTCAATACGTCGGCTAATATTCAATCGTGCAAAGTTGAAGAATATCTGCCTGAAATTAACCCGAGATTCGCGAAAAACCAACATCATCGGTTTCTCTAAATCTTGTTTAGACAAATCCAACGCAGGAACGAGCTTTGTTAAAAAGAAACTTTCTAATAAAAAAGAATACGAATAAAGTGCTTTAACCGAAATTTCTGCTTCTTCAAACAGATTAAACAAAGCCTCAATCTGAACATTCCCAAACACACTGGAAATCATTAATGCTTGCTCTTCACGCCCTTCTTCACTTTGTCGATAGAAAGAAAGCCAGCTTAAACGAACTAACATCGCTCCTTCTGAATACGCTTTGCTCTCGAGCCTTTTTTCATAAGCCCGCTTCTCCCATGGCAGAAGCTTGGCAACCCAATGTAATTGATGCGCATCATCAACAAAATCAAATATAACACCGACACTTTGTTGCGATGGCAAAGCGCCCACTAATGTTTCAATTCTGTCCCAATCATGCCATGCAAGATTTACCGCTCCATCTTGATGCCGCAAAGTCTTGTGAACATCAATTAGCGTAAGACCACTTTCATTTATATATAAAAGTTTATCCATTATTGCACCCTGGAGATGGTGTCATAAACAGGCCCAAGAACTGCCATCATTACCCAGCCAACCATAAATGCCATAATAACGGTTAAGATAGGTTCTATTGATGGCTCGATTTTCTCAATCGTTTCCTTCGCCTCAGCATCATAAAAATCACTAACATTTTTTAATGCCTGATCCATATTTCCACTCAACTCACCGACTTTTACCATACGTATTGCCATAGGCGGAAACACTTGAGCTAGAGTAAAGGCTTCATTGATTGGCACACCATCTTCAATCAAGCGAATAGCTCTTTCCATTTTTTGCGCCAAGTAAGTATTTCCAGCTACATTTGCCGACATTCGCATACTATCTGTAAAGCTCATTCCAGCAGCATACATAATCGCTAATGAATTCGCTATACGTGCAATTTTTAACTTATAAATTACTGGGCCTATGACTTTAATTTTAAAAATCATTGCATCAAGTTTTAATCTAAAAGATGGCGACTTTTTCAACAAATAACGCATACCTAGCCATATAAAAAAAGGAAGCAACAAAATAGCAATAATATTGTCATTAACAAAACTGGAAGTTGCTAACAGTGATTTAGTGGCAAAACCAAGCTCTCCTCCCATTTCTTTTACAAAACCAAGCACTTCTGGAACAACGAACACCATCATCAACATCAAGACGCCGAGTACAACAGTACCCACAATAGAAGGATAAATCATGACTTTTTTTGCTTTAGAGCTTAAGTTCTCTTCCCATTTCAACATGTCTTCCAAGTTACTCAAAATGAGCTCCAGCTGCCCAGTCTGTTCACCAATTGCAACCAATGCGATATAAACCTTACCAAACTCTTTTTCATAAGCTGATAGAGCTTCTGAAAAACTCTCTCCCCCCTCCATCGCCTCATAAATTGAAGACAACATTTCTTTTACAGCATCATTTTCGTATGACTTTCTTAAGTCATCAATAATGTCCATTAAAGGAACACCAGCTTTTAAAAGTTGGCGAAATTGCATCGTGATTATAATCACGTCTCGACGCTGTATACGCTTTCTCACAACCTTAGAAAAAAATCCTTTAGACGGAATGCTGTAAGAAATAAGTTCAATTTTGGAAAGCTTTAGTCTTTGCTCTAGATCTTGAGGGTTTGCCGCTTGCATATCACCACCAACGCGCTTCCCAAAACGGTTCACCCCGCTATAACGATAATCTTGCATAAGTTAAACCAACTCCGTCAAATCAACAACACGGCTAATTTCTTCTAAAGTTGTGTCTCCAGAAAGCACCCATTTAAGTGAATTTTGCAATAAAGGACGAAAACCTTGGGAAATGGCTGTTTCAAGAATCTGATGCTGAGAAGCTCTCTGCAAAACTAACTCATCTAACGCATCATTAAATCGCAATGTTTCTGTAATCGCAATTCGCCCCTTATATCCCATTCCTCCGCAGCTATCACAACCTTGAGAGTGATACAGCACAACTTCTTCATCGGGTTTTAGGCCAAGAATTTCTTTTTCAAACAGTTCTGGTTGGTAGGGTGTTTTACAATTTGGGCAAAGTTTTCGAACGAGACGCTGCCCCAATATTCCAATAAGGTTACCTGATAGAATTGATGGTTTAACACCAATGTCAAACAAACGGGGTATAGCACCGATCGCAGAGTTCGTATGTAAGGTTGCAAAAACCTGATGCCCTGTCATCGCAGCTCTAAGAGCCATCTCAGCGGTTTCAGCATCACGTATCTCACCGATAAGAATAATATCTGGATCTTGCCTTAACAAGGCTCGCACACCTGCTGCGAATGTCATCCCGATATCTTCATTGATAGAGGTTTGCCGGATCATCGCCATTGGGTATTCAACAGGGTCCTCCAGCGTCATTGTATTCACGCCTTCGTGGTTAATCTCATTCAACATGGAATAGAGCGTTGTGGTTTTACCCGATCCTGTTGGCCCTGTAACCAACATAATCCCAGTCGGCCTCGACATCATCAACTTTAAATCTTGATAGCTAGCTGAGTCTAGACCTAGGCTATCTAGAGGCACAATCCCCTTTTCTCTATCTAGAATCCTTAGTACAAAATTTTCTCCATCTGTACCAGGTAAAGACGATACCCTGAAATCAATCTTACGACCATGCACGACCAAATCCATATGACCATCTTGCGGCATTCTCTGGTCTGTTAAATCCAACTTGGCCATGACCTTTAAACGAACAACCAAGCTTGACCAGATTGATTTATGAAAAAGCCTGATGGTCGTTAATACACCATCAATACGATAACGAACCCGAATGTAATGTTGCTCTGGTTCAAAATGAATATCTGAAGCACTTCTTTTCACCGCATCCGTTAAGATCGCGTCAACCAATCTAACCATTGGCTGAGAGTATTCATCCTTTTGAGCAACCGAATAAACGTCTACTTGACCAGTTTCCAGTTCTCTAAGAATCCCATCAATTGACAGTTCATAGCCATAATAATGGTCAATTGCATGCTGAATATCCGTTTCAGAAACAAGCACTGGTGTAATACGAATATCGCTTTTTATGTGACGCTTAAGCTTATCCATCAACAAAATGTCATCCGGACTTGCCATTGCAATTTTTAATCGATCATCAGTAACACTAACTGGCATAACCATATGACTACGCGCGAAAGACTCAGATACCAATGTCAATGCATGAGAATCAGGAACCACCCCCTTTAACGTCATTGAGGTGTAACCAACTACTTCACCAAGAATATCTCGCGACTCTTCTTCAGTCAAAAAGCCTAGCTCGATCAAAACTTCACCAAGCTTTCTTCCAGTCAATTTTTGTTCAGTCAGCGCAATACGCAACTGGTCTGAAGAAATCACACCATCAAGAACAAGTTTGTCACCTAAGCGTACCTGTTGTGCCAAAGATCACTTCTCCTTACTGAGAAACTGTTTTATAACCAATACACGTTTTTTAACACTGTCTGTATCGAACAACGGCGAATTTACAGGCGACTTTACAAGTGCCTCCTTGTAATACCGCTTGGCTAAGCGATACTCTCCAAGTTGGTCAAGACTCACTGCCAAATTGAGTGCATAAATCGCCTGATTAGGTTGATGTTGATAAGCCTTAAAATAATAGGACTGTGCAGATACCCAGTCTTTCCGCTTTGCATAAATATTACCCAAAGCAAAAGTGACAGTAGAATCTTCAGGGTTGATTTCAGCCATTTGCTTCAAGTCATCTAATGTTTGTTGTCCTGCATTTTCTGCTGACTTTATACCAAGTATCGCCTTTTGCGCTAATTGATTATTAGGTTCTAATTTTAGTACTTGCTGATAATAAGCTAAGGCTCTATTTTTCTCACCTTGCTTAATGGACACTGCTCCCAACCCGAAAAGGGCAGCAACATTACCCGGTTCTTCTTTATAGGCTTGCTGATAATAGGTCTCAGCCTTACGCCAATCATTTTTCTGGTATGCTTTATATGCTAAAGAAACCTTACTTACTTGCGTTTGGCTCGCTATCTTCAAGTTTTTAGTCTGGGCTGAAGCAATGTTTTTTGCTCTAGTATGATGTTCAGATGTTTCAGCCTTTGGTATTTTTGTCGTTTTTTGCTTAATGACTTTTTTAGTATCAACCTCATTATTCATTGCCTTTGGCTTCAAAGCTTCATTTTGCTCTGCTGTAGAAGAATCAACCACCTCTGTTTTCGGCTCTTGTGATTGCTCTTCTTTCTTTTCAGCCAAGATTTCTTTTTCTGAAGACACCAAAAATGAGGGCTCTGATTGGTTCGATGTTTGATAATGTTGCATATCCTTATCAATAGCCGCTGCCTGCTGATCAAAATAGATCATTGCATAATAGGCAAACCCAAGGATGACCAAAACACTACCCATAAGATATAGACGCCATTTTTTAGGGGACTGTGTCTTTTTATGAGAAAAATGGGGCAAGATCAAACGCGTTTTTTCTTGTTGTGTCTTTGTAACACCGTAATTTTGATACCCAGGAATTTGCTCTAAGCTCCAATCATTTTCTTCTTGGAAAGCCTCTTTTTTTTCTGCTAGTGCTGCTGTTTCTGGCGCCTCATCCTCAACCGGAGGTGTCGCTTGCACTTCATCAAACACAACTGATTCCGGCTTTTTCTCTGATGATGCTACTTCTGGCACATCCATACTGGAAACTGCCAGTCGCGTTTCCAAGTCATCCACTGTCAAGGGAGCTGCTTGAGCACTATCTTCCAGACGTAATTCGTTCTTATCCTCATCTTGCGAATCATCAATAACATTTGATACATCTTTCTGTTCTTGGCTTTTATCTTGAAAATCGTTTGTGCGTGTTTCCTCTGCAATTGCTCCCTCTTCAACGATTAACGGTTTTGGAAAAGAACCAGCAACCGATGGCGTTTCATTTTCTGTTTGAACTAGAGGTACTATAGGAGCTTCAGGTTTGGCATCAATAGATTTTGAAGTACTCTCAACAACATATTCTTCAACAGCTGGCGGTTCGAGTAAGGTGTTTTGATCGACTTTGTCAGAAACGAGCGCCTCCACACGTGAAAGCGCTTTATCTTGAGGAGCGTTTTCTTCAACATTTAATTCTCCCGCCTGTTTTTTCTTTTCTTCGGCGGCTTTTTTTAAGGCCTCAAGTAATACACTCATCTCTAATTTTTCTTAGTCCGAAGAAAATTTCTCACAGACTTTAAATCGCCATTGTCAATATCTGGGTTATCAATAATAATCGGGCGAATAAAAATAATTAACTCTGTCTTTTTAACTGTATCATCACGATAAGTAAAAAGGTCTCCCACCCAAGGAATAGCACTCAAAAAAGGAACACCTTGTCTTTGGTTGTCATGTGTATCCTGAATCAAACCACCAATAATCGCAGTTTGTTTATTTCGCAGTTTTAGAACGGAATCCATCTCTCTTTCTTGAACAACGGGTATTTTGCTTGTAACAGAAGCGTTTGCTAAATTAGGGTTTGGATCGTTCACATAGTCAACAATTCTTGATAATGTCGGTCTTATATTAATAGAGATTTTGCCGTCATCCGAAATAAATGGCGTCATATTCATCATAAAGCCAACGGGAACGGTATGTACCGTAGTAGTAAAAGTAGTACTTCCTGGACCAGAACTGGTCAATGTGGTATTTGATTCAACCGTAAAATACACTTGGTTCTTAACAACTTTCAACATAGCCGACTGGTTATTCATTGCCATTATTTTAGGACTAGAAAGAACCTTTGTTTTCCCAAACTGCTGCAACATCCGAAGATTAAATGCCCCACTGCCTAAGTTCAGGGTTAATGCTTGCACAGGATTAGGCGCGATAAAGTTTGTTCCTATAGTTGTTTGACTAGCCGTGTTATTACCCGCAACTGCAGACCAGTCTACCCCAGCCTGATACTGATCATTCAACTCCACTTCAACAACTGTCGCTTCTATCAACACTTGTTTTGATGTGCGATGAACTACGCCATCAAGATAGTGTGCTATTTTTCTGTGTCTGGCACGAGTGGTATAAACCGAAACCAATCCCGCCTCCTTATTAACGACGACATTTGCAGGCGCTTTTAACTGAATATCCATCCTAGAACTTGTATTGGCTCCAGAAGTATTGGCTGAAGTATTAGCAGCACTATTATTAGTACTAAGTCTTTGTGACTGGGAATTATTGCTGCCGTTTTGTATATGAACACTCTTAGTCACCTCTGCCCCTAACTGAGCCATAGACGTAATATTGTTAACTAGTGTCCCCCAAAAATCGTTATCAGAAGTGACATTCATTTTGAATTCACTGACTTGTGCATTATTAGTGTTCGTACCATTGCCAATATCACCAACAGACATTTTCATCACAGTCGAATCCCTGACCTGTTTGCTGACATTAACGTAATTGACCTTATAAGTGTGCCAATAAGGTAAATCAGCCCGAATACTAATCATCCCATCTTTCAAATCATAAACTGCACCAACCTGCTGTGTTACACGCTGCAAAATTGCTTTCAATGGCTGCTTAACCGCATTAATTGTGACCAAGCCTGTGACATCGTTCGAAAGATCAAGTTGCATTTTGGCATCAACAGACAAGTGATAGAGTAAATCAGCAACAGGCACCTGAATTGCCG
Proteins encoded in this window:
- the mshL gene encoding pilus (MSHA type) biogenesis protein MshL; amino-acid sequence: MKIKLFTLLFLLFGLQACTSSQSVKREPIAPPVSKDFDLKGHLTPKDTLDDVVKKQAESAPIPSLVGVQAINVNPDTGEVKRLYSVSAIQVPVADLLYHLSVDAKMQLDLSNDVTGLVTINAVKQPLKAILQRVTQQVGAVYDLKDGMISIRADLPYWHTYKVNYVNVSKQVRDSTVMKMSVGDIGNGTNTNNAQVSEFKMNVTSDNDFWGTLVNNITSMAQLGAEVTKSVHIQNGSNNSQSQRLSTNNSAANTSANTSGANTSSRMDIQLKAPANVVVNKEAGLVSVYTTRARHRKIAHYLDGVVHRTSKQVLIEATVVEVELNDQYQAGVDWSAVAGNNTASQTTIGTNFIAPNPVQALTLNLGSGAFNLRMLQQFGKTKVLSSPKIMAMNNQSAMLKVVKNQVYFTVESNTTLTSSGPGSTTFTTTVHTVPVGFMMNMTPFISDDGKISINIRPTLSRIVDYVNDPNPNLANASVTSKIPVVQEREMDSVLKLRNKQTAIIGGLIQDTHDNQRQGVPFLSAIPWVGDLFTYRDDTVKKTELIIFIRPIIIDNPDIDNGDLKSVRNFLRTKKN